The following is a genomic window from Sutcliffiella horikoshii.
ATCAATTACGCAAGAGCGATCTGATATTGAAGCAGCCTTACGCACAGTAAATAACTATTTAAAAAAAGAGAAGAATGATTCAATAGGCAGTGAATTGCTTGGAATACATTTGGAGGGTCCATTTATATCCCCAAAGCGTGCAGGGGCACAGCCATTAGAACATATTGTGAATCCAGATATCCAATTATTTGAAAGCTGGCAGGTTGAGTCCGGAAACCAAATTAAAGTGGTTACCATGGCACCCGAGCAGCCTAACGGAATAGAATTTGTCCATCATTTAACGAAAAATAAGGTCATCACTTCCATCGGACACTCTGATGCTGTTTATGATGAAATGCTCGTCGCTATGGAAGCAGGTGCAGAACACGTTACACATTTTTACAACGGGATGCGCGGCAGCCACCATCGTGAACCAGGTGTTGTAGGTGCTGGACTTGCCCATGATGACCTGTTTGTCGAAATGATAGCTGACGGTATTCACGTTCATCCTGCAGTCGTAAAAGCAACCTATCTTGCCAAGGGAGCAGATAGAATTCTTTTAATAACAGATTCCATGAGAGCAAAGTGGTTGGAAGATGGAGAATATGAATTGGGTGGCCAAAAAGTCTCAGTGGCAAACAATACTGCACTACTTGAAAATGGCACACTTGCAGGAAGTGTTCTAAAAATGAATGAAGCATTAAGAAATATGAAAAAATTCACAGGCTGTACACTAGTAGAAGCCGTTAAAATGGCTTCTACTACCCCTGCAAAAAGACTCAATGTTTGGGAAAGAAAAGGAAGTATCGAAGTTGGTAAAGATGCTGATATTGTAATCATGAATCAAAATTGCGAAGTCAAGATGACCTTTTGTAAGGGTCAATTAGTTTATAGAGGAGAGTAGGCCCAAATGGATATTATCACCGCTAATACTTATGATGACCTAAGTCAAGTAGCTGCTGAAATTATTATTAAAAAAGTTAAACAGAATCCTAACCTTGTAATTGGAATGGCAACAGGAAGCACACCAACAAAACTCTACAAATTTTTGATAAAAGACTATAAGGAAAACGGTACCTCCTATCAAGGTATAACTACTTTTAATCTGGATGAATATGTTGGTTTAGATAAAAATGATTTGAACAGTTATTACGAATATATGAATAGAAACTTGTTCAAACATATCAACATCAGTATAGAAAATACTCATATTCCGAACGGAAAAGCAGAAGACCTCGAAATAGAATGCAGAAATTATGAACAGAAACTCCATAACAAAGGTCCTATAGATATCCAAATCTTAGGTTTAGGAGAAAATGGACATATTGGTTTTAATGAACCTGGAACCCGTTTTGACAGCAGAACTCATGTTGTAAAACTTACAGAATCGACTAGAAAAGCGAATGCACGTTTTTTTGAAACGATGGAAGATGTTCCCTCTCACGCTATCACAATGGGTATAGATTCCATTATGAATGCGAAAGAAATACTACTTTTAGTTTCTGGAAAAAACAAAGGCAAAGCTTATGAACAACTGATGAATGGCAGCCTTTCAGACTTCTTTCCTGCATCTATCCTAAAAAAGCATCCTTGTGTTAGAATTATTGCAGACAATACGGTTCTTCAAAACTCCAACATTATTGCTTGAAAGGAGATAAACAGGGTAAATGATAGATAAAAGTTCCCCCATACCATTTTATTACCAGCTAGAATCATTCATTAAGGATCAAATTAACTCAGGAAATCTTGTTCCTGGAGATACTATACCTTCAGAGAGAGAATATGCCAAAGCTTACGGAATAAGCAGGATGACCGTCAGGCAAGCCATTAATTCACTGGTAACCGAAGGGCTTCTCTATCGTAAAAAAGGAAGCGGCACTTTTGTTGCAAATAAAAAAATCGAACAGCCACTTCAAGGCTTGACCTCCTTT
Proteins encoded in this region:
- the nagA gene encoding N-acetylglucosamine-6-phosphate deacetylase; translated protein: MSTFLNSYSLLSVNLIKEKTIQQTGFIKVKEGKIFEIGVMDHYQNTENLQEIRFSSDLYAAPGFIDIHIHGLNGADTMDASEKSLKTMAATLPQEGTTSYLATSITQERSDIEAALRTVNNYLKKEKNDSIGSELLGIHLEGPFISPKRAGAQPLEHIVNPDIQLFESWQVESGNQIKVVTMAPEQPNGIEFVHHLTKNKVITSIGHSDAVYDEMLVAMEAGAEHVTHFYNGMRGSHHREPGVVGAGLAHDDLFVEMIADGIHVHPAVVKATYLAKGADRILLITDSMRAKWLEDGEYELGGQKVSVANNTALLENGTLAGSVLKMNEALRNMKKFTGCTLVEAVKMASTTPAKRLNVWERKGSIEVGKDADIVIMNQNCEVKMTFCKGQLVYRGE
- the nagB gene encoding glucosamine-6-phosphate deaminase, which translates into the protein MDIITANTYDDLSQVAAEIIIKKVKQNPNLVIGMATGSTPTKLYKFLIKDYKENGTSYQGITTFNLDEYVGLDKNDLNSYYEYMNRNLFKHINISIENTHIPNGKAEDLEIECRNYEQKLHNKGPIDIQILGLGENGHIGFNEPGTRFDSRTHVVKLTESTRKANARFFETMEDVPSHAITMGIDSIMNAKEILLLVSGKNKGKAYEQLMNGSLSDFFPASILKKHPCVRIIADNTVLQNSNIIA